AGGAGAGGGCATAGAGAGAGTATCGGATGGCGGGTAATAAGCATCTCGCGAGAACGCGGGCGTGACAACCGAGGACACGAAACACCGATTCGCGTCTCCTCGCTCTTTCGACTAACGTGAGCGAAAAAGCGACCACTCGCGCTGCTCGTGGTCGTCCTACTCCTCGTCGAGCAACTGCTCGGCCAGAATCGGGACGAAGGTCCGCAATCCACCTTTTTTACCCTCGGGTGTGCTCCCAGTGGTCGCACACCGCTCGGTAAAAAACGTGGGTGAAAAAGCGACCACTCGCGCTGCTCGTGGTCGTCCTACTCCTCGTTGAGCAACTGCTCCGCCAGAATCGGGACAAACGTCCGCAATCCACCTTTTTTACCATCGGGTGTGCTCCCTGTGGTCACACACCACTCGATAAAAAACGTGGGCGAAAAAGCGACCACTCGCGCTGCTCGTGGTCGTCTTACTCCTCGTCGAGTAACTGCTCCGCCAGAATCGGGACGAAGGTGCCGATGTCGGTGACCATCCCGACTGCCTGTGCGGAGCCACGGTCGAGGAGCTGTGTCACCGTCGCGGGGTTGATGTCGACGCAGACGACCCGCGTCGTCGAGGGGAGACAGTTCCCGACGGCGACCGAGTGCAGCAGCGTCGAGAGCATCAGCACCATGTCGGCCTCGTGGGCCTGCTCCCGAATGGCGTTCTGGGCCTCGACGGCGTCGGTGATGGTGTCCGGGAGCGGGCCGTCGTCGCGGATAGAGCCCGCGAGAACGAACGGCCGGTCGTTTTCGATGCATTCGTACATCACGCCGGAGCCGATGGTGCCGGAGTCGACGGCCTCCTCGATGCCGCCTTCGCGGATGACCTCGCTGATGGCGTAGATGTGGTGCTTGTGGCCGTGGCGGGGATGGTCAAGGCTCTCGGTGTCCATGCCTAGCGAGGTCCCGTAGATGTCGCGCTCGATGTCGTGGACGGCGAAGCCGTTGCCGGCCGAGAGCATGTCGACGTACCCCTCCCGGACGAGGCGAGCGAGGTCTTCGCGCGCCCCGGAGTGGATGAGCGCCGGCCCACAGACAGCCATCACCTTGCCGCCCTCTTTTTTCGTCTCCTTGATCGCGTCCGCGATTTTGCGGATGGTCGACTCCGACGGGCGCTCCGAGGAGACGCCGCCCTGCATGAAGCCGAACGCGCCGCCCGAATCGCGGGGCCGCTCCGGCGGCTGGACCTTGATGCCGGTTTCGTCGGTGACGACCATGTCGCCCTCCTCGATAGCGTTCAGGACCTTGGTGTAAGCTCGGGGGTAGTCTCTCGGTTCCTCGTCGTCACCGTTCGACTGTTCCGAGGCGCGGTGCGCTTCGCCATCTTCGACGACCACGGCGCAGTCCATCTCCATGTCCTCGACCTCGATCCACTCGCCGCTGTGGCGGATGAACGTCGGGTGGTTCGTCGTCGAGTAGAACCCGTGCGGGACGACCTGGTCGTCGGGTGCGGGGACGAGCGTGGCGTCTTTCGGGTCCGAGGGGTTGACGCCGTGCTGGTGGAGTTCGTGAACAATCGACTGCAGTTGGTCTTCGTCGTCAGCCTCGACGAGCATCCGGGCGTAGGACTCCTCGTCTTTGTGACGGCCGATATCGAACTCCTGAACGGAGAAGGAGCCGCCCAGATCCATGATGATGCCGAAACAGGACTGCATCATCCCGGAGTCGATGATGTGGCCCTCTAGTTCGACTTCGCGAGAGACGGTCATGGCCAAGACATGGAGACAGGTGTGTAAGACGGTTTTGGGTCTGCACCACTCCGGCGACCCGGCTACCGCCCGTCAACGTGTCGTTGCACGGCCCACGACTCTCCCTCGCTGGCCTCACGCAGCCGCTCGAAGAACCGCTGTAGCCCGTCGGACTCTGTGGTCGGCAGGACGTGCAGTCGGACCGTCCCGTCGCGGACGGCAACGCGGAACACGTCGGTCGTCTCCTCGTCGCGGACCAGCCACAGCGGCATCGGCAGGTCGTGGAAATCACCGTAGCGGTACGGTCCGGCCTCGAGGATGTCGACGACTGTCTCGGCGAGTTCCGGCGTCGACCGCTCCCGATCCGGGATAAGTCGGAACTCCGTCCCGCCCTCGTATTCGACCCCGCTCCCGTGGGGAAAGCGCCGCTGTGGGTGTGCAGGGATGCTGAACGGGGGGTCCGTGGTCATCTGTCACGTAGTTGGGCGCTTTCGGATTTAAATTCGCGGGCCATGCAGGGCTCGATAGTACAACCGCCCCTGCGTCTGTGGCGTCGATCCGACGCGGTCTAGCATGACCGGTGGCGAACTAAAGTCATGAGAGTGAATTGTCTTCGGAGTGAGGAATCAGTATGCGCGTTAGTCTGGCGGTGGTAGACCGTCTCGTCGCGAACGGCATCGATACCGTCTTTGGCATCCCGGGGAAGCAGTCCCTCCCGCTGAACGAGGCCATCGGCAAGCGAGACGACATCCGTTTCGTCGTGGCACGGCACGAAACTGCGGTCTCACATCAGGCCTGGGGCTATGCAGAGACGAGCGGGCAGATAGCGAGCACTGTTGTCGTTCCCGGTCCGGGCGATATGAACGCGATGAACGGCCTGAAAAACGCGCTGAACGACTGCACGCCGCTGGTGCACTTCGCCATCGAAACCGAGCCGGCGCTCCGGGGCGGCGATGCGATCCACGAAACCCCGCCGGACACCTACGACAACGTCGTCAAAGAGAACATACTACTGAAGAACCCCGAGACGACAGCGGCGACGATCGACCGAGCGGTACAGATCGCCAAGACACCGCCGAAGGGGCCAGTCAGAGTCGGGCTCCCCAAGAATTACTTGCAGATGGACGTGCCAATCGCTGGTGCAAGCACACCTTCGGCTCCGTCCACCAGCACCGTCCCGGAGCAGGCGGTTGCGGAAGCCGCTGAGCACCTGCTCGCGGCCGAGATGCCAGTTATCATGGCAGGCGGTGGTGTGCGAGCGTCGGGCGGGACGGCGGCGCTCCGAAGCCTCGCCGAGCGACTTGACGCGCCCGTCGTGACGACGTACAAAGGCAAAGGCGTGTTCCCGGAGGATCACGACCTCAGTGCCGGTGTCCTGAGCGGGAGTGCAAGCCCAGAGCTACTAGACTGTCTCGCCGACTCCGACGCCGTACTCGCCGTCGGCTCCGACCTTGACGCACACGGGACACGCGGGTGGTCCGTCGAACTACCTGAGACGCTCGTTCACGTCACGATTGACGCCGACGACCTCGGCACGGGCTATGACCCGACTGTCGGCATCCTCGCAGATGCCGCGGACGCGATGACGGCGGTCGAGAACAAAATCGCGGCGGCTGATACCGCTCCTGCTACGAAGGCGGACGGCACCGAACGCGCACAGGCTGTCCGCGATGCCACTGCGCGTCGTATCGAACCGCTCGTGGATTCGGAACCACCGCTCACCTCCGTCCATGTGCTGCAAACTCTCCGGGACGCAGTCCCTTCGGATGCTATCACGGCCGTCGACGCCGGGGGGTTCCGCGTCTGGGCGCTGAACACGTTCGAGGCGTACGGGCCGCGCAGCTACGTCAACCCCGGATCGTGGGCGACGATGGGAACCGGACTGCCGTCGGCGATTGGGGCACAGCTAGCCAATCCGGACACGCCCGTCGTCGCGTTGACCGGTGATGGCGGCCTCATGATGTGCGTGCACGAGCTCCACACTGCGGTCGCCGAGGACCTCCCGATCACCGTCGTCGTCCTCAACAACGACGATTACGCGATTATCAGTGAGGAGGCCGGCCGGAGTTACGACCTCGACCACCAGGCGTACGGATGGGACACGACGCCGATTGACTTCGGAACTGTCGCTGCCGGAATGGGGATGGAAGCCGTGCAAGCCGACACGCCGTCCGAAATCCGCACGGCGGTTCGCGAGGCGGTGCAGACGGACGCGCCGACGCTCGTCGAGGTCAGGACCGACCCGACGGAGCCACAGGCGAGCGAGTGGATGAGCGAGTAGTGGATTTATCCAGCGGGAACGCCAAAAGCAGGTCATGTGTGGCCGCTACAGTTTGTTCTCTCCTCGCGAGGAAATTGAGACGCGGTTCGACGCCGAGTTTTCTTTCGACTACGAGCCGCGATACAACGCCGCTCCGAGCCAAGACCTGCCGGTCATCACCAACGAATCACCCGACACAATCCAGCGAATGGAGTGGGGACTGATTCCGTCCTGGGCTGACAACCGCACGGACCACGGGCACATCAACGCCCGCGCCGAGACGCTGGCGGAGAAACGTTCGTTCGCCGAGGCCTACGAGGCTCGCCGCTGTCTTGTCCCTGCCGATGGGTTCTACGAGTGGGTCGAGACGAGCGACGGCAAGCAACCGTATCGCGTGGCGCTGCCGGACGACGACCTGTTCGCGATGGCGGGGCTGTACGAGCGGTGGGAGCCGCCACAGCGACAGACCGGGCTGGGGGAGTTCGGCGGGAGCGGCGGCGATTCGGGCGGCGAAGACGATATCGTCGAGTCGTTCACGATTGTGACGACCGAACCGAACGACGCCGTCGCTGACCTCCATCACCGGATGGCCGTCATCCTCGACCCGGCTGAGGAGTCGACGTGGCTGCGCGGCAGCGCCGACGACGTGTCCACACTGCTTGACCCGTACGACGGCCCGATGCGGACCTATCCGGTTTCGTCAGCGGTTAACAGCCCAGCCAACGACTCGCCGGACCTCATCGAACCAGTCGGGTAGTGACGGCTGGGTAACGGCGCTACTCGCTCGGCGTGTTCTGGCGCTTGAACTGGTGCAACATCTTCCAGAGCGTCTCTTCTTCGACCTGGTTTTCGGCGGCGGATAGCTGGCGGTACAGGCCCTCAGAGACGGTAATCTCGGGCATTACTGGAACGCTCGTGTGGAGACAACATAAGCTTCTGGAGACTCGGAACCGAGTGAATGTATCCGTCCCACAATATTCTGGGTACGTCGTTACGGGGGCTAATCGCCTTCTCCCGGTGTATGCAGTCGTACGCCCAGCGAGACGACGGTACTGTCGCGTCCAGTGTGACTGAGCTCATCGGCGACACGCCGCTGGTCTGTCTCGACAGCTTCGCGGACAATCTGCTCGGCAAGGTCGAAGCGGCCAATCCTTACTCCGTCAAGGACCGCATCGCGCTGTACATGGTCGAGGCGGCCGCAGAGTCCGGAAACCTACCTGACGACGGAACGGTCGTCGAGGCGACCAGCGGCAACACCGGTATCGGGCTGGCCGCTGTCTGCGCTGCACGGGGGTACGACTGCGTGCTGACGATGCCCGAATCGATGAGCGAGGAGCGCCGGCAGTTGCTGTCGGGGCTCGGCGCGGACCTCGAACTCACGCCGGCCGACGGCGGCATGAGCGGCGCAATCGAGCGCGCGAACGAACTCGCGGATGCGCCGGATACTGTCCGCGCCCGGCAGTTCGAGAACGAGGCGAACCCGCGCGCCCACCGCGAGACGACGGGTCCGGAGATATGGGCCGATACCGACGGCGACGTGGACGCCGTCGTCGCCGGCGTCGGGACCGGCGGCACGATCACCGGTATCTCGGAGTACATCGAGGAGGAGGTCGGCGCGGATCTCACATCGGTCGCCGTCGAGCCTGAACAGTCCAAACTGCTCTCGGCGGATGCCCCGGACAGCCACGACATCCAGGGTATCGGTCCCGGGTTCGTTCCGGACATTCTCCGGCGCGACCTCGTCGACGAGGTGCGGACCGCGAGCAAGGCGGAATCCATGGAGGCGACCCACCGACTCGCCAGCGAGGAGGGGATTATGGTCGGCATCTCATCGGGTGCGGCGCTGCACGCGGCCGCGGAGTACGCCACCGAGAACCCCGACGAGACGGTGGTCGCCGTCCTGCCGGACACCGGTGAACGATACCTCTCGACGGACCTGTGGGACTAAGCGAGAACCGTCGCTGCGATGCGGCGAAAACAGCCTTCAGGCGACCCGGCCGAACGCCAGCGTGCCGCTGATGCTCTCGATGTAGGCCTCGACGACCTGCCCTTCGCGCGCTCCGGAGACGAAGATGGTGTACTTCCCTTTCTCGGCAACACCGTCGCCCTCGCGGCCGGTGCCGGTGATCTTGACCTCGTAGGTCTCGCCCTCTTCGAGCGTGGGTCGGTCCTGCTGGGTGTTCGAACTCGCGCCCTTGGCGACCGGGCGGAACGCACCGCAGGCCTGACAGCGCAGCATGTCGACGCCGTCCTCGTTCTTGAGGACGGTGTCGGGCAGGCCACACTCGGAACAGGTGACGTACTCGGCGACGTACGCGTCGATGGCGGCCTCGAAATCAGCGGTGTCGAACGACCCGTTGTAGCGGGCTTCGCCGCCGTCGAACTGGCCGTTGGTCCCGAACTCGCGCTGGATGGCGCGGTGGAGATGCTGGGCGTCCCGCGAGACTGCGTCGGCGATTGCCTCTAAGTTCGTCAGGCGTGTGAACGCCCCGTCGGTCTGGCCCTCGGGGTCGGGAATCGAGAGCCGTTCGCCGGCTTCCCGGGGTTGGTCTGGTAGTACGTCGTACGCACGCTGTAGGGCGGACTCGTAGTTCATACATCTTAGACGGTGCTGGCACGTAAATGGATTCCGTCACATCTGTGATCTCCTATCGGCCAATGATATTAATACTGAGAGTGGATAATTGATTGACATGGATCAGCACGAACAGCCTGTGGAGACGCCGGGACTCGCGTCCGAGCGACTCGATACGCTATTACGGGCGCTGGCAGCCGAGCCCCGGCGGATGATATACACTTACCTCGCCGAACACGACTCGGCCTCAATCGCGGAACTCACTGACGTGGTCGTGGGCTGGTCCAGCGCGCGTGGTCGAGACACCGACGCCCGCAACTGGGACGATACCCGCACGTCGCTCCACCACCGCCACCTCCCTGTTCTCGATGACGCTGGCGTTATTAGCTACGACGCTGCCCAGCGGACCGCGACGCTGGCATCGCTGTCGCCATCCACGGCCGAGGTTCTGGCGACGATAACCGATCTGGATACCGCCGAGACAGACCACGAGGACTGATCGTGGGCCGATGACAGTTCGTACCCTCCTCCGACGCTTCGAGGACTCGGACGTGGAGATAACTGTGTACGGTCCGCCCGCAACGAAGACTGTGGTAGAGCGTCTGGCAACTCAGGGAATCGACGCCACCTGGCGGAAACTCCCGACTGGACACCAGAACGCGTTTGTCGTCGTCCGCCGCGACGGCGCGTTCGCCGGGACACCGCCACTCACAGCGCTGCAGGCGTTCTTATGTAAGCCGACGACAGAGCCCGACGACAGCAGGGTGCCTGACAGTGACCCGGACCGGCAGCTTCTCCACTCGGCGCTGGCGAACACGCTCCTCGCATCGCTCACGCCGGCACAGTTGCTCGCAACGTCGCACGAGTTCGAGGACAGGGCCTACCGCGTCGGGAAGGGAACGCTTCGAGTGAGCTTCCAGTCGCTGTCGATCTTCCGCTCTCAGCGCGCCCGATACCAGACGCTCGCCAGCGACACGGACCTCGACATCCACGTTTACGGACGAGACGACTGGGAGCCGCCAGCGATTCCCGGAATCTCGTTCCATCCGCTCACAGACACCGTGCTCGAACAGGTGTGGCTGCTGGCGTTCGACGCCGCCGGCGACGACCAGAACAAGTGTGCACTCGTCGCCGAAGAAACCGAGGACGGACCGTTTCGTGGTCTCTGGACGTACAACGCACGGCTGGTCGACGAAATCATGACGGCGGTTGTGGCTGTCGACGAGTAGCAACTGACCACGAGTCGGCCCGGAAACACCCAGCGGATGCTATGCCGGACATGACAGCGGAACCCGAAGCCCGAGGCCGTCACGCTCGATAGCCGTTCCGAAGGGCCGAGAGCGCTCCCGGAGTGTCTCACGAAGCCACTCAGCCACCGCTTCGTCGGCGCGTCCGACCTGTACGTACGCGTTCTCGACCGGCGTGAGTTCGAGCGCGGCCAGCCGGCCGTCCTCGATATGGAGTTCGAACAGGAAGCTCCGGTCGTTGCGGTAGCCGTCCTTGACCGCGTAGTCGTCGACGAAATTACCGGTGTCGTACATGATGGGGCGACCGCGGTACACCTCGACCCCCTGGATGACGTGGGCGCTGTGGCCGTGGACCACGTCGGCCCCGTTGTCCACCAGCCAACGGGCGAAGGCCTGCTGTGTCTCGCCCGGTTCGGTCACCCAGTTCGGCCCCCAGTGAGCGGTGACGACGAGCAGGTCGGGGTCGGCGTCGCGGGCCGCCGCCAGCGCGCCTCCGACACGGCGGCGAGTCAGCGGGTGGTTCGGGTCCAGCGGTGCGTATGCCGTGCCGGGACTGTCGCCGTCGGCGGCGTAGCTGGGTGACTGGTCAGTGACGGCGACGACGGCGATCGAGAGGTCGCCGATCTCGACGAACGCCGGCTCGAATGCTGTCTCGCTATCGACGCCGGCCCCGGCTGAGGCGATGCCAGCGTCGGCGAGGTGAGCCGGCGTGTCCGTGAGTGCCGCCGGTCCGAAATCGAACAGGTGGTTGTTCGCCAGTCCGGCACAGGAGACGCCGGCGCGGTCCAGCGCGGCCACGGCCCATTTCGGGCTCGCTCGGAAGTGGAACGTACGGCCGGGCCGCGGTTCGCCGCGGTCCGAGAGACAGCATTCGAGGTTCGCCACCAGCCCGTCGAGTGACTGGAGTTCGTCGAGCATCGACCCCCAGACGGCCGTCGGTCCGTCGGGGGCATCGCGCCAGCGTTCGTCGACGCTCCGGCCCAGCATCACGTCGCCGACGAACCCGAGACGTAGTGACGCGTCCGTCGGGACAGACGGCGGACACGACACGTCCGCGTCGTCGTCGGCACCTAGACACCCCGAAACGGCGGTGAGGCTCCCGAGTGCGGGGCCGCCGCTGGCGAGGACGGTTCGGCGGGTCGGTGCCACAGTGAATAGAACATCGGCTGGGACCGCCTTGAATTTCAGTGACGTAAAAACCATCCAGGGTGTGTCGTATCAAAACACACTCCGGACGGTTACTTTTGGTTATCACCCCTCTATCCAGGTATGTCAAGCGACACTGCACGGGACTACGACGGGGACGAAGAGTGTACGACCACGGAGTCGTTCGCCGACCACGGCCTCGACGACGGCAGCGTCCTCATCAGCCGGACGTACAACCGAATCGCGGCGGACGGCGAACCCACGTTCGAACCAACCCCGGAGTTCTTCGACACGCTGGAGGCGGCGTTCATCTGGGCCTACATCGGCACGATTGACGAACCTGGCGTCTCGCCCCATGTCGAAGCGGCCATCGAAGACGCTCGGGAGTTCACGCGCCGGGAGTTCGAAGACGACCCTGACGTGGACCTTCGAACGGACGTGATTCCGACGTTCTACCAGCAGGTCGCCGGCTTCCACTGCGCCTATCGAGATTAAAAGAGCAACCGCAGGCGGACTGTTGGGTGGACCGCTCTATTCGAGGTGGTGATAGTCGAGTTCGTAGCCGACGTCGACCGCCTCGCTGACTTCGTCGCTCGGTTCGGCGACGCCGCGAGTCGTCAGTTCAAGCCCGGTGTCGCCGCGGTCTACGAGGATGTTCCGCCGCCAGTCGGGGTCTACGTCGGGCGCATCGGTGCGGTAGTGCGCGCCGCGGGACTCGTCGCGCTTGCGTGCGCTCAGCAGCAGGGCCTCGGCAACCGTGAGGCTGAAGAACAGATCGACGGCGAGTTCGAACGACAGGCTGGTCCGGTCGCCGTCGATACCGATGTCCCCAGTCCGTTCGCGAAGGGCATCGAGCGCGGCGAGGCCGTCCGACAGTGATTCGCCGTTACGGAGAATACCGGCGTGCTCCCACAGCAGGTCGCCGAGGTCCGCGAGTAGCCCTCCGGGCGTCTCGTCTCCGTCCGACGCCGCCAGTTCCTGCAGCGACCGGAACTCGCGCTCGGCGATGGCACGCTGACCAGCCGGCAGGGCGTCGTCGCGGTCGTCGCCTGTCACCTGCGCCGCGACGTGGTCGCCGACGAGCGCGCCGATGGCGACCGTCTCCGCGAGCGAGTTCCCGCCTAGGCGGTTCGCGCCGTGGACGCCTGTGACCGTCTCGCCGACAGCGTAGAGCCCACTGACGCCGGTTTCCCCGGTCTCGAAGTCGATGTCGACGCCGCCCATCGAGTAGTGGGCGGTCGGCGCGACCTCCATCGGCTTCTCCGTGATGTCGACGCCGAGGTCCATGAACCGCTCGTACATCCGCGGCAGTCGGGACTTGATGTACTCGTCGTCGCGGTGGGAAATGTCCAGATAGACGCCGCCGTTCTCGGTCCCACGGCCCTCGCGGAGTTCCTGTGCGATGGCACGGGCCACCACGTCCCGCGCGTCGAGTTCCATCTGGTCCGGCGAGTACTCCTCCATGAACCGCTCGCCGTCTGTGTTGAGTAGCCGACCGCCCTCGCCCCGGACCGCCTCGGTGACGAGTCGGCCGTCCCAGTCCTCGCCGTAGCGGTCGCCGACCATCCCCGTTGGGTGGAACTGGACGAACTCCATGTCCATCAGCGACGCGCCGGCTTCGAGCGCCAGCGCCGGGCCGTCGCCGTTGTTCTCCTCGTCGCGCGAGGAGTGGCGGTTATACAGCGCGGAGGAGCCACCCGCCGCCAGGACGACGTGATCCGACTCGAAGAGGATGAACTCGCCGCTCTCCATGTCGTAGCCGGCCGCGCCGTAGACGCGGTCGCCGTCGGAGAGCAGCCGCGTGATCATCACGTTGTCGCGGTACGGGATATCGAGCGACTGGGCCTTCGAGACGAGCGCATCCAGCATCGCCTCGCCCGTGCGGTCGCCGACGAAGCAGGTCCGGCGGAACGACTGCGCGCCGAAGTACCGCTGATTGATCTTGCCGTCCTCAGTGCGGTCGAACGCCATCCCCCAATCGTCGAGTTCCCGGATGCGGTCGGGCATATGCTTGGTCGTCAGCTCGACCGCTTTCGGGTCGTTGATGAAATGTCCCTCGTCCAGCGTATCGGCGGCGTGAATCGTCCAGTCGTCCTCGGGGTCGAGCGATCCCAGCGAGGCGTTGATGCCGCCGGCCGCCCAGGTCGTGTGTGCGTCGCCGTGGTCCCGCTTGCCGATGACCAGCGGTTCGACACCGTTCTGGGCAAGTCCGATAGCGACCCGCGCCCCGGCAGCGCCAGCGCCGACGACCAGCACTGGTACCGACACCGTCTCGTAGTCGACCGCCGGGCCTACGTCGGTCGCCCGACCGTCGGCAGCCTGCTCGCCGTCAGCGGATGGCTTCTGTGGTGTCATCGTCTAACGTAGGGGCTGTGGACTTATCAGGGCTTCGCGCGTACGCGCACGCGAGGGCCGCCAGCGTTCAGTCACGATCACACATTCACGACTGCTGGCAGCGCAAGGCGAA
The genomic region above belongs to Haloarcula hispanica ATCC 33960 and contains:
- a CDS encoding ornithine cyclodeaminase; this encodes MTVSREVELEGHIIDSGMMQSCFGIIMDLGGSFSVQEFDIGRHKDEESYARMLVEADDEDQLQSIVHELHQHGVNPSDPKDATLVPAPDDQVVPHGFYSTTNHPTFIRHSGEWIEVEDMEMDCAVVVEDGEAHRASEQSNGDDEEPRDYPRAYTKVLNAIEEGDMVVTDETGIKVQPPERPRDSGGAFGFMQGGVSSERPSESTIRKIADAIKETKKEGGKVMAVCGPALIHSGAREDLARLVREGYVDMLSAGNGFAVHDIERDIYGTSLGMDTESLDHPRHGHKHHIYAISEVIREGGIEEAVDSGTIGSGVMYECIENDRPFVLAGSIRDDGPLPDTITDAVEAQNAIREQAHEADMVLMLSTLLHSVAVGNCLPSTTRVVCVDINPATVTQLLDRGSAQAVGMVTDIGTFVPILAEQLLDEE
- a CDS encoding thiamine pyrophosphate-binding protein; this encodes MRVSLAVVDRLVANGIDTVFGIPGKQSLPLNEAIGKRDDIRFVVARHETAVSHQAWGYAETSGQIASTVVVPGPGDMNAMNGLKNALNDCTPLVHFAIETEPALRGGDAIHETPPDTYDNVVKENILLKNPETTAATIDRAVQIAKTPPKGPVRVGLPKNYLQMDVPIAGASTPSAPSTSTVPEQAVAEAAEHLLAAEMPVIMAGGGVRASGGTAALRSLAERLDAPVVTTYKGKGVFPEDHDLSAGVLSGSASPELLDCLADSDAVLAVGSDLDAHGTRGWSVELPETLVHVTIDADDLGTGYDPTVGILADAADAMTAVENKIAAADTAPATKADGTERAQAVRDATARRIEPLVDSEPPLTSVHVLQTLRDAVPSDAITAVDAGGFRVWALNTFEAYGPRSYVNPGSWATMGTGLPSAIGAQLANPDTPVVALTGDGGLMMCVHELHTAVAEDLPITVVVLNNDDYAIISEEAGRSYDLDHQAYGWDTTPIDFGTVAAGMGMEAVQADTPSEIRTAVREAVQTDAPTLVEVRTDPTEPQASEWMSE
- a CDS encoding SOS response-associated peptidase yields the protein MCGRYSLFSPREEIETRFDAEFSFDYEPRYNAAPSQDLPVITNESPDTIQRMEWGLIPSWADNRTDHGHINARAETLAEKRSFAEAYEARRCLVPADGFYEWVETSDGKQPYRVALPDDDLFAMAGLYERWEPPQRQTGLGEFGGSGGDSGGEDDIVESFTIVTTEPNDAVADLHHRMAVILDPAEESTWLRGSADDVSTLLDPYDGPMRTYPVSSAVNSPANDSPDLIEPVG
- the cysK gene encoding cysteine synthase A — translated: MQSYAQRDDGTVASSVTELIGDTPLVCLDSFADNLLGKVEAANPYSVKDRIALYMVEAAAESGNLPDDGTVVEATSGNTGIGLAAVCAARGYDCVLTMPESMSEERRQLLSGLGADLELTPADGGMSGAIERANELADAPDTVRARQFENEANPRAHRETTGPEIWADTDGDVDAVVAGVGTGGTITGISEYIEEEVGADLTSVAVEPEQSKLLSADAPDSHDIQGIGPGFVPDILRRDLVDEVRTASKAESMEATHRLASEEGIMVGISSGAALHAAAEYATENPDETVVAVLPDTGERYLSTDLWD
- a CDS encoding translation initiation factor IF-2 subunit beta; amino-acid sequence: MNYESALQRAYDVLPDQPREAGERLSIPDPEGQTDGAFTRLTNLEAIADAVSRDAQHLHRAIQREFGTNGQFDGGEARYNGSFDTADFEAAIDAYVAEYVTCSECGLPDTVLKNEDGVDMLRCQACGAFRPVAKGASSNTQQDRPTLEEGETYEVKITGTGREGDGVAEKGKYTIFVSGAREGQVVEAYIESISGTLAFGRVA
- a CDS encoding DUF7344 domain-containing protein → MDQHEQPVETPGLASERLDTLLRALAAEPRRMIYTYLAEHDSASIAELTDVVVGWSSARGRDTDARNWDDTRTSLHHRHLPVLDDAGVISYDAAQRTATLASLSPSTAEVLATITDLDTAETDHED
- a CDS encoding DICT sensory domain-containing protein, whose product is MTVRTLLRRFEDSDVEITVYGPPATKTVVERLATQGIDATWRKLPTGHQNAFVVVRRDGAFAGTPPLTALQAFLCKPTTEPDDSRVPDSDPDRQLLHSALANTLLASLTPAQLLATSHEFEDRAYRVGKGTLRVSFQSLSIFRSQRARYQTLASDTDLDIHVYGRDDWEPPAIPGISFHPLTDTVLEQVWLLAFDAAGDDQNKCALVAEETEDGPFRGLWTYNARLVDEIMTAVVAVDE
- a CDS encoding CapA family protein; this encodes MAPTRRTVLASGGPALGSLTAVSGCLGADDDADVSCPPSVPTDASLRLGFVGDVMLGRSVDERWRDAPDGPTAVWGSMLDELQSLDGLVANLECCLSDRGEPRPGRTFHFRASPKWAVAALDRAGVSCAGLANNHLFDFGPAALTDTPAHLADAGIASAGAGVDSETAFEPAFVEIGDLSIAVVAVTDQSPSYAADGDSPGTAYAPLDPNHPLTRRRVGGALAAARDADPDLLVVTAHWGPNWVTEPGETQQAFARWLVDNGADVVHGHSAHVIQGVEVYRGRPIMYDTGNFVDDYAVKDGYRNDRSFLFELHIEDGRLAALELTPVENAYVQVGRADEAVAEWLRETLRERSRPFGTAIERDGLGLRVPLSCPA
- a CDS encoding regulator of G-protein signaling domain-containing protein; translation: MSSDTARDYDGDEECTTTESFADHGLDDGSVLISRTYNRIAADGEPTFEPTPEFFDTLEAAFIWAYIGTIDEPGVSPHVEAAIEDAREFTRREFEDDPDVDLRTDVIPTFYQQVAGFHCAYRD
- a CDS encoding L-aspartate oxidase, with the protein product MTPQKPSADGEQAADGRATDVGPAVDYETVSVPVLVVGAGAAGARVAIGLAQNGVEPLVIGKRDHGDAHTTWAAGGINASLGSLDPEDDWTIHAADTLDEGHFINDPKAVELTTKHMPDRIRELDDWGMAFDRTEDGKINQRYFGAQSFRRTCFVGDRTGEAMLDALVSKAQSLDIPYRDNVMITRLLSDGDRVYGAAGYDMESGEFILFESDHVVLAAGGSSALYNRHSSRDEENNGDGPALALEAGASLMDMEFVQFHPTGMVGDRYGEDWDGRLVTEAVRGEGGRLLNTDGERFMEEYSPDQMELDARDVVARAIAQELREGRGTENGGVYLDISHRDDEYIKSRLPRMYERFMDLGVDITEKPMEVAPTAHYSMGGVDIDFETGETGVSGLYAVGETVTGVHGANRLGGNSLAETVAIGALVGDHVAAQVTGDDRDDALPAGQRAIAEREFRSLQELAASDGDETPGGLLADLGDLLWEHAGILRNGESLSDGLAALDALRERTGDIGIDGDRTSLSFELAVDLFFSLTVAEALLLSARKRDESRGAHYRTDAPDVDPDWRRNILVDRGDTGLELTTRGVAEPSDEVSEAVDVGYELDYHHLE